Part of the Arthrobacter gengyunqii genome is shown below.
AGTGGAAGCCGTCCGCTACCCGGGCCTGCCCGGGGACGCCGGCTACGAACGCGCCGTCAAGCAGATGAACGGGTTCGGATCCATCCTGTGCATCGAAGTTGCCGGCGGAGCCGAGGCCGCGGAGGCCGTAGCTGCCCATGTTCGTTTGTGGCTGCCGGCCACTTCTCTCGGGGGAGTGGAATCGTTGATTGAACGGCGACGGCGCCAGCCGGGGGAACCGCATTCCGTGCCGGAGAACCTGCTGCGGCTCTCGGTGGGCATCGAGAATGCCGAGGACCTCTGGTCGGACCTCTCCTCCGCGCTGGCAAGGTAGGCTGAAACGGTGATCGCCGTTTTGCTTCTTGAGCCCATCCTGTACCAAGTCCTCGGCTTGGCTACGCTGATCATCGCGCTGTGGGCATTTTCGGACGCGCTGCGCCGCAAACCGCAAATGTTCGAAGCTGCGGACAAGCGGACCAAAGGTTTCTGGCTGGGCATGACCGGCGCCTCCACTGCCGTCGGAGTGTTCAGCTCATTGACGCCGGGCGCGCTGCTGCCCTTTACGCTGGCCGCCCTGGTCGCCGCCAGCGTCTACCTGGCGGACGTCAAGCCATCAGTCAGCGGTTCCGGCCGCGGAAGCTCAGGCCCTTACGGCCGCTGGTAACGGCTCCAACCGCGCCTGAACCGCAAGGCCAGGCTAACCGCCGGCTCAGCCGGGTGCGACGGCGTCCCACGCCACGGTGATTTCACCCAGCCGCCAGCGCGCCGGGCCGTTCATCAGCGGCCAGCCGGAGGCGCGCAGGGCCGCGCACATCGCCAGCCAGCGCTGCCGGTTTCCGTAGGACGCCTGGGGTGCTGCCTCCAGCCAGGCCTGGTCCATGGCCCGCAGCAGGGCATGGACTTTCTCGCCCGGCACGTTGCGGTGGATCAAGGCTTTCGGCAACCGCTCGGCCACGTCCGAAGGCAGTGTGAAGGCACCGAAGCGCAGGGAGATGCTCAGCGACACCGGTCCGCGGGAATCCAGTTCCACCCACGTTGAGCGCCTGCCTATCTCATCGCAGGTGCCGTCCACGAAGATGCCCCCGGGTGCCAGCCGTGAGACAACCATGTCCCAGTGCGCCTGGTACTCGTCCTCCGAATACTGCCGCAGCACGTTAAAGGCCCGCACCATGACCGGACGCCGTCCGTCCGCCGGCAGCTCGAATCCGCCCTGCCGGAAGGAGAGTCCGGCCCTTTCCAGGGACTTCGCCGACCGCACCCGGGCCGGATCAATTTCAATGCCCATGACCTCGACGTCGGGACGGACCCGGCCCAATCGGGCGTGGAGTTCGACGGCGGTGGTCGGGGCGGCTCCGTAACCGAGGTCAACAATCAGCGGGTCCGCAGCGCGGCGCAACCGCCAACCCTGGGGGCCGGCCAGCCAACGGTCCACCCGCCGCAGCCTGTTGGGGTTTGTAGTGCCCCTGGTCACATTTCCCACGGGTTTCTGCTGTTTTTGCACTAAACAATATTACTTGCCTGCAGCTGAGCTCCCTGACCCGAGGGACGGCGGGCGCCGTTCCGCTGAAAGGCGATCGGCCAGCGGGCAGGAAAAGTGGGGCAGGGCGTGCGCTGCCCGTCGGCAGGCCTGCCCCCGGCGCGGTGTCCTCCGTTACGATGACATATATGACTTACAAACTGATCCTTCTGCGCCACGGCCAGAGCGAATGGAATGAAAAGAACCTGTTCACCGGCTGGGTGGATGTGGATCTGACGGATCTTGGCCGGGCCGAGGCCCTCCGCGGCGGCGAGCTGCTCGTGGAAGCGGACATCCTGCCCGACATCCTGTACACCTCGCGTCTGAAGCGTGCCATCAACACCGCCAACATTGCCTTGGGCGCGGCGGACCGCATCTGGATCGACGTGAAGCGCAGCTGGCGCCTGAACGAGCGGCATTACGGCGCCCTGCAGGGCAAGGACAAGGCCCAGACCCTGGCGGAGTACGGCGAGGAGCAGTTCATGCTCTGGCGCCGCTCCTATGACACTCCGCCGCCGCCCCTGCCCGATGACAGCGATTTCTCCCAGGCCCACGATCCGCGCTACGCGGACCTGCCGCAGGACGAACTGCCGCGCACCGAGTGCCTCAAGGACGTCCTCGAGCGGTTCCTGCCGTTCTGGGAGTCGGACATCACCGCCGACATCAAGACCGGCAAGACGGTCATGATTGCCGCCCACGGCAACTCGCTGCGTGCCCTGGTCAAGCATCTTGACGGCATCAGCGACGCCGACATTGCCGCCGTCAACATTCCCACCGGCATTCCGCTGGTCTATGAACTGGATGAGAACCTCAAGCCGGTCAAGGCCGGTGGTACGTATCTGGATCCGGAGGCCGCTGCGGCGTCCATCAAGGCCGTAGCAAATCAGGGCAAGAAGAAGTAGAAGTTGGCCCGGCTCCTGCCGGAACAGCAAGAAAGGGGCGGCCCCGCGGGGCCGCCCCTTTCTTGCTGTCGCTGGATGTCTACCGGCTCGATTCGGACATCGGCTGCCATTCGCCGGTCACCAGATAGTTGACCTTTCGGGTCACCGAGACTCCGTGATCCGCGAAGCGTTCAAAGTAGCGGCTGGCGAGGGTGAGGTCCACGGTGCTGACAGCGGAGACGTTCCACTCCGGCGAGGCAATGGCCTTGAAAACGCCGGCATGGAGCTCGTTGATCCGGTTGTTGCACGCGTAGATGTCATTGCTCAGCTCCAGGTTCCGCGTCTCCAGAAGCTCACTGAGCAGCTCTGAAATGCGGATGTCCAGACGCGCCATCTCACTGAACGTTTCCACCATGGGCTCGGGCACCACATGTTCGGGGTAGCGCAGACGCGCCAGCTGGGCGATGTGCCGTGCCAGGTCGCCCATCCGCTCCAGCGACGCGCTCATCCGCAGGGAGCCCACGATCATGCGCAGGTCGCTGGCCACTGGCCCCTGCAGTGCCAGGACGTCGATGGCCCGCTCATCGAGATCGTTCTGCAGAAAATCGATCCGGGCATCGGCGGCAATGACATCCTGCGCCAGCTCTGTGTCGGCGCCTTCGAAGGCTGCGGTGGCTTTCTGCATCGCTTCGGTGACGAGCTCGGAAATCTGGGTCAGCTCTTCGCCAATCTGATGAAGCTCGGCTTGAAAAACCTTACGCACTTCGGCGTCCTTTCGGTTGTGCAGCATTCTGCCCGGTTGTACGCAGCTGTTCATCACAGCCGTACTGGCAGGATTTCAGCTGAGGGTTAACCGCTGGGCTTCTTTTGATGAACGTTAGTTTAACGGAAGCGCTAATGCCACCGGAGGTCCTTCGGGTGCCCGGCGGTCAGCCTAAGCTAGGAGAGTGAATCCTGTATTGCTGGGCCTGGTTGCCGGGGTCCTCGGCCTGGCCGTGGGCGTCTCCGGCGTACTCGCCTATGTTGCCAGCCGGAACCAACGCCGGGAGCTTGCCGCCAACGATGATCCCGCCTTTCCCAACGGAGCGGCGGAGGTGTTGGCCGTCATTGGCAGGGCGTACATCGTGGTGGACGCGGTTGACGGCGTTGTCCGCGCCAGCCCGGGCGCCTATGCGCTGGGACTGGTCCGCGGACACACCCTCGTTCCCGCCGAACTGCTGGCCATGACATCCCGGGTCCGGCGCGACGGGGTTATCGAAGAACGGCAGTTGGAGTTGCAGCGCGGCCCCCTGGGGCAGGGCAGCACAATCCTGCAGGTCCGGGTGGCGACCGTGGGGGAGGAATACATCCTCATCCTCGCTGACGACCACACCGAAATTGCCCGCACCGAGGAGGTGCGCAATGACTTTGTGGCCAACGTGTCACATGAGCTGAAGACCCCGGTGGGGGCCATCTCCCTGCTTTCCGAAGCGCTGGACGACGCCGCGGGAGACGAAGAAGCGGTGCGCCGCTTTGCGGCCAGGATGAGCAAGGAATCCGCCCGGCTGTCCGCCCTCGTGCAGGACATCATTGAACTCTCGCGCCTGCAAAGCACCGACATGGTGGACCGTGCCCGGGAGGTGGACCTGAATCAGCTTGTTGCCGAAGCGGTGGAAGCCAACCGACTGCCGGCCGAGAACCGGAAGACAACCGTCGTCGTCGGCGGCGCCGTTGAAGGTGCCGTTTACGGGGACGCAAAAATGCTCACCACGGCGTTCCGCAACCTGATCGACAACGCGATCCGCTACTCACCGGAGGGGAGCCGGGTGGGAATAGGCCTGCGGTCCCGTGACGGCATGGCGCAGGTCTCGGTCACCGACCAGGGGCCGGGCATCAATCCGGACGACCAGGAGCGGATCTTCGAGCGTTTCTACCGCATTGACAGTGCGCGGTCCCGGCATACCGGCGGCACCGGGCTGGGACTGAGTATCGTCAAGCATGTGGTCTCCAACCACGGCGGTGAAGTGAACCTCTGGTCCCAGCCGGGGCAGGGCTCCACCTTCACGGTCCGGCTGCCGGAGATGGAGTCCTCCGAGATGCCTGAGGAGGGGCAGCACCCGGACGCCGGTGCCCACGCCCGCAAAACACCCCCGCCCGCTGCCGGAACACATGAACGAGGAGTAAGCGCTTGAGCAGGATCCTGATCGTTGAAGACGAAGAGTCCTTCAGCGACCCGCTTTCCTATCTGCTGGGCAGGGAAGGTTTCGACGTCCAGGTGGTGGACAACGGGAACGACGCCGTGTCTGAGTTCGGCCGGCGCGGGGCGGATTTGGTCCTGCTGGACCTCATGCTCCCGGGACAATCCGGCACTGAGGTTTGCCGCCAACTTCGCCAGCGCTCCGATGTTCCCATCATCATGCTGACCGCCCTGGACGGTGAGATCGACAAAGTGGTGGGCCTGGAACTCGGTGCTGACGACTACGTCACCAAGCCCTACAGCTCGCGGGAACTGCTGGCCCGCATCCGGGCCGTCCTGCGCCGCCGAAAAGACGGCGGGGAACTGTCCGGGCCCTCGGTGGAGGCTGGACCGGTGCGCATGGACCTGGACCGCCACGTCGTCAGCGTCAACGGCGCGGACGTGCCCCTGCCGCTCAAGGAGTTCGAGCTGCTGGAGATGCTCCTGCGCAATTCCGGCCGGGTAATGACCCGGGGCCAGCTGATTGAGCGGGTGTGGGGCGCCGACTACGTCGGTGACACCAAAACCCTGGACGTGCACGTCAAACGGCTGCGGGGGAAGATCGAGCCGGACCCGTCGCTGCCGCGCCACCTCGTGACCGTCCGCGGGCTCGGCTACAAGTTCGAAGCCTGACCCGGTCACGGGTCCGCGACACGTTCTATTGGGGTCGGGGCCGGATACGGAAAAGGGACCCGGCCGCATGGCGTGGTCCCTTATTCCTGCCGGCGCTTCGCCGGCTCAAACCGTGGTGCTAGTTGGACTGCTGAGGCTCAGGAGTTTCAGCAACACCGGTATCAACACCGGTGTCCTGCTCAGCTCCGGCCTCATCCGACGGGGCCATGGTGGCGATGTCGGTGGGGAGCGCCGACGGCACCGGCAGGTACTCGCGGTAGTCAGCCAGGGTTCCGTCGACAACCGGGATGTTCACTTCAACGGTCTCGGTGCCGTTGCTGGCGTCGCCGCGCAGCCCCGTTCCGGGCACCGTGTCCACGTTGGGCACAGTTACCTCAGCGGCGAGGGCGTCTTCGAAGACCACTTTGTCTCCGGCGTCGATGTTCCAGCGGAGGGTGGTGCCGCCGGTGGCCAGCGAGAATTCGATGTCCTCGGAGGACGCGTTGACCACTGTGCCCAGCAGCCGGCCTTCTTCGCCGCCGCCGTTGCTGACCATCAGGATGTTCCGCAGCTCCACGTCGCCCACGTTTTCGACGATGCCGTCAGACGGGGAGTACTCGCGCACCGTTGCCTGTTCGTTCACGGCACTGCAGCTGGAGACTCCCAGTACGGCCAGCGCAATTACACCGGCGGCAGCTGCTCGCTGCGCCCGGTTCTTGGGGGTGAATCTCACAGCACAAACTCCTGGGGTATTGCGGTCTTTCGACCGGCGGCGTTTCTTTTGTGCCTAGCCTATCGGCAAACCCTCAAAATGTTGGATTTTTGCCCGCTCCGGGGGACGCAAAACAGGGCACTCTAAGACACATCGCCGCAGGTGGGAATGGGAAAAAGGGTCCGAATAATACCCAGCCTGATTACGATCGGGTACCTGACCTGCGAAAACTCTACTCGGCGTGTCGCACACATGGTAAACTAGAGGTTGGGAAAGGGGAAAGTCCACATGGTTTTTGAGGTTGGCGAAACAGTTGTTTACCCTCACCACGGTGCCGCGAAGATCGAAGAGATCAAGATGCGGACCATCAAGGGCGAAGAGAAGATGTATCTCAAGCTTAAGGTGGCACAGGGTGATCTGACCATAGAAGTACCGGCTGAGAACGTTGACCTCGTTGGGGTTCGGGACGTGGTGGGCAAAGAAGGTTTGGAGCACGTGTTTGACGTGCTGCGGGCCGAGCTCACTGAAGAACCCACCAACTGGTCGCGCCGGTACAAGGCAAACCTGGAGAAGTTGGCATCCGGTGACGTGGTGAAGGTGGCAGAGGTCGTTCGCGATCTGTGGCGCCGCGACCACGACCGCGGGCTCTCCGCCGGGGAAAAGCGCATGCTCGCAAAAGCCCGCCAGATTCTGATTTCAGAACTTGCGCTGGCCGAAAAGACGGACGAGGAACAGGCCGCAGTTGTCCTGGACAAGGTCCTGGCAAGCTAAGCAGCAGCATCCACAAAGAGCACATCGTTTATGGCATGCTGCCGGTCCTTCGGGGCCGGCATTTTGTCGTTAAAGTGCATCTTCAGTCCAGGCGTCCAGCTGCGGGGCACTAGGCTGAAGAAGTGCCTTCAACAACTTCATCCCCTCAGCGAATCGGCGTCATTCTGGTGGCAGGCGGTTCCGGTCAACGGCTGGGGTACGGAATCCCGAAAGCCCAGGTGCCGCTGTCCGGCGTCGCACTGCTCACCCGAGCACTGCAGGGGGTGGAAGCGTCCGGTGTTGCCGCGGCCGTCAGCGTGGCAGTTCCGGCTGGGGACACGGTTCTGCGGTCCCTCTGCGCAGACGCCGGCGTCAGCGTCCCGCTGACCGTGGTTGACGGCGGGGAAACCCGCGCACATTCTGTCCGGGCCGCCCTTCAGGCCCTCCCCGAAGACCTCGACGCGGTCCTGGTCCATGATGCAGCCAGGGCGCTCACTCCGCCCCAGGTGTTTCATCGTGTGGCGGCAGCGCTGGCTGCCGGTGCGCAGGCCGTCATTCCCGCCGTTCCCGTCACCGATACCATCAAGTCCACCGCTCCGACGGCTCCCGCGCAGGCAGCCATCGCATCGCTGACGGTGACGGGCACTCCGGACCGATCCGCGCTCCGCGCTGTGCAAACACCGCAGGGCTTTGACGCTGGCCTGCTGCGCAGCGCACATCTGGCGGCGATGGATTTCGACGCACACCAAGCCGCAGCCGTCACTGACGACGCCATGCTCGCCGAGTCCCTGGGGGCTGCGGTCTACGTCGTCGAGGGCTCGGATATGTCCCTCAAAATCACCACCCCGCTGGACCTGCTGCTGGCCGAAGCGGTGCTGGCCCGGGAACAGAACCTCCAGGAGGACTGACCATGCCCGCAGTGAACCTTCCCCGCACCGGCATCGGCGTGGACGTGCACGCTTTTGCCCCCGTCGACGCTCCGCGCCCCCTGTGGGTGGCCGGGCTGCTCTGGGACGGCGAACGCGGGCTCGCTGGCCACTCCGACGGGGATCCCGTGGCTCATGCTGCGGCGGACGCCCTGTTCTCGGCCGCCGGGCTGGGCGATTTGGGCACGCATTTCGGCACGGACCGGCCCGAATACGCCGGCGCCTCGGGCCTGACCCTGCTGGGCGAAGCGGCCCGGATTGTCCGGGACGCCGGGTTCGACATCGGAAACGTGGCGGTGCAGCTGATTGGGAACCGGCCCAAGTTCGCACCCCGCCGCGCCGAGGCTGAAGCGGTGCTCAGCGGTGCCGCCGGCGCTCCGGTGAGCGTATCCGCCACCACCACCGACGCCCTCGGCTTCACCGGACGCGGCGAGGGTATCGCCGCCATGGCAACCGCCGTCGTCGTACGGGTGAACGCGTCCCTGCGCGACACCTAGATCGGCGCGGGAGCGGTCCGGCGCGATAGCCTAGAGCGGTGAGCTTGAGATTCTATGACACCGCTTCCGCGCAGGTCCGTGACTTTGTTCCCCTGAAGGAGGGCGAAGTCAGCCTGTATTACTGTGGCGCCACCGTCCAGGGCCGGCCGCATGTGGGCCATATCCGCTCCGCCATCGCCTTTGACCAGCTCACCCGCTGGCTGCAGTTCCGCGGCTACCGGGTCACCACGGTCCGCAATGTGACGGACATTGATGACAAGATCCTGGCAAAATCCGCGGAATCCGTGGGCGCCGAGCCCTCCGCCGACGTCGTTCCCGACGAACCCTGGTGGGCCCTGGCCTACCGGTTTGAGCAGGAATTCGCCAAGGCCTACGACACCTTGGGCGTCCAGCGGCCCACGTACGAGCCCCGGGCCACCGGCCACATCCCCGAAATGCACGCGCTGATCGAACGGCTGATCGGGGCCGGCCACGCCTATCCGGCGCTGGACGATTCCGGCGACGTCTATTTCGACGTCCGGTCCTGGAACAAATACGGTTCGCTGACCCGGCAGAACATCGACGACATGCAGGCAGCGCCCGACGCCGGTCCCCGCGGCAAGCGCGATCCGCGCGACTTTGCGCTGTGGAAGGGTTCCAAGGAGGGGGAGCCGGAGACGGCTGCCTGGGACAGCCCCTGGGGAAAGGGCCGTCCCGGCTGGCACCTGGAATGCTCAGCGATGGTCACCAAGTATCTCGGCCCGCAGTTTGACATTCACGGGGGCGGGCTGGACCTGCGCTTCCCGCACCATGAGAACGAAATGGCCCAGTCCCAGGCCGCGGGAGACGGCTTCGCCAACTTCTGGATGCACAACGGCATGGTCACCTTCGAAGGTGAAAAAATGTCCAAGTCGATCGGCAACACCGTCAGCCCCGAGGAAATGCTCCGGCAGGCAACGCCCCGCGTGGTCCGGTACTACCTGGGCCAGGCGCACTACCGGTCCGTGCTGGACTACCGGCCGACTTCCCTGCAGGAAGCCGCTGCCGCGGTGGAACGCATCGACGGATTCATCGCCAAGGCCACCGCCAAGGTCTACGGAACCGCTGACTCCGGCTTCGTCCTGGATACCCGCCGCTCCATGCCCGCGGCTTTCGCGGACGCCATGGACGATGACCTCAACGTTCCCCAGGCACTTGCCGTACTGCATGACACGGTTCGCGCCGGAAACACCGCCCTGGCCGACGGTAATACTGAAGCGGTTCGCGACGCCCTGCACGCGGTGCGAACCATGACGGGCGTTCTTGGCCTGGATGACACTCAGCGGATCGAGACCGGCACGGGCGCCGAACACCGGGCCCTGGACTCGCTGGTCCAAGCGCAGCTGGAAGAGCGGCGCGCTGCGCGGGCCGCCAGGGACTGGGCCCGCGCCGACTCCATCCGGGACTCGCTGGCAGCAGCGGGCATCACGGTCGAAGACACCGCGGACGGAGCCAGCTGGAGCATGGTCCAGGACTGATCTGAGGATGTGGACGGCCGCGATTTTTTGCTTTCGGAGTACACTCCGGGCCGTGGAACACGCAGGGCCGGGAGCCTGCGTAAACTAGAAGTAATGCTTTCTTCTAGGTTTAAGGTGTAATCGATGGCCAACAACGGACGTCCCGGCGCAATGCGTAAAGCCAAAAAGGGCCCCAGCGGGGGCACCGGTGGATTGGGCCGCAAGGCTCTTGAGGGCAAAGGACCCACACCCAAGGCTGAAGAACGCCCCTATCACAAGGCGTACAAGAACAAGCAGCTTGCCGAGCGCTCGGCTGCAAAGCGCGGCGATAACCGCGACAACCGCGCCGCCGGCGGCCGCAGCGGCACCAACGTCCGCGGCAAGGTGGCTGAGGAAGTCGTCACCGGCCGCAACTCCGTGGTGGAAGCCCTGCGCGCAGGCATCCCGGCCAAGGCCCTCCACGTCGCCGTCCGGATCGACATGGATGACCGCGTGCGTGAATCCCTCAAGATGGCGGCCGACCGCGGCCTGCCCGTGATGGAGACACACAAGCCCGAGCTGGACCGCATGACCAACGAGGCCGTGCACCAGGGCCTCGTCCTGCAGATTCCGCCGTATGAATACGCGGACCCCATGGACCTGGCGCAGGAAACCATCGAGGCCTGGAAGAAGGGCCACATCCGCAACGCGCCGCTGTTCGTGGCGCTCGACGGGATTACCGATCCGCGCAACCTGGGTGCCATCATCCGTTCCGCTTCGGCCTTCAGCGCCCACGGCGTCATCGTTCCTGAACGCCGCGCAGTGGGCATGACCGCCTCAGCGTGGAAGACCAGCGCCGGTGCGGCCGTCCGCGTCCCGGTGGCCCGGGCAGGCAACCTGAACAACACCCTGAAGACCTTCAAAAAGATGGGCATCTTCGTCCTCGGCCTGGATGGCGACGGCGACGTGTCGCTGCCGGACATCGTCCTGGCCAAGGACCCGGTCTGCATTGTCGTCGGTTCCGAGGGCAAGGGCCTGTCCCGCCTGGTCCGCGAAAACTGCGACCAGATTGTGTCCATCCCCATTGACTCGGCCATGGAATCACTCAACGCGTCCATGGCGGTGGGCATCAGCCTGTACGAAATTTCACGGCAGCGCTCCGCCTGACACCAGGCGGAAATCCGAGAGGCAGCATGGCAGACCTGATCAGTACTCCGCAGGGCCAGGCCGCCGCACGGCGGGTTTCCCGGCCCTTCCCCCTTGGCGTAAGGAATTCTGTTCCCGGCGTCGACGAATTGCCGGGAACCGTCAACGTCTCCATCTACGCACCGGGACTCTCCGGCGTCGAAATCCATTTCGAAAAGGCGCCGGGTCAATGGGCCTCGGCGCGTCTGGGCGAGTCCGTGGCGGGGATCCACCACGGACGCGTCGCCGGACTGTCCTATGGCAGCCGGTACGGGTTTTGGCCAGCAGACAAGGAGCTGCCGGGTAGGCCGGGCAGCTTCCAACTTCTGTTGGACCCCTACGGCCGCGGAATTGACGAAGTTCAGCCGTCGGACGGTGTTCCGCTGTTCTTCTCCGTACACGTTGACCCGTCGTTTGACTGGGGCAGCTCGCGTCAGCTGTACACGCCGTGGCGCGACACCGTCATCTACGAGGCGCACGTGCGCGGACAAACGATGCTCCACCCGGATATCCCCGAAGAGCTGCGCGGCACCTACGCCGGCATGGCGCATCCCGTGATGGTGAATTATCTCCGAGAGCTGGGCATCACCGCGGTGGAGCTGCTGCCGGTGCACTTTCACACCGAAGAAGCCCATCTGCGCGAGCTGAACCTGCCCAACTACTGGGGCTACAACACCCTGGGCTTCTTCGCCCCGCACACCTCCTACGCCACCAAGGCCGCGCAGGCCGCAGGGCCCAAGGCCGTGCAGGACGAGGTCAAGACCATGATCAAATCCCTGCACGAGGCAGGCCTCGAGGTCATCCTGGACGTGGTGTACAACCACACGGCTGAAGGCACCAAGGACCAGCCTGCGCTGAGCTGGCGGGGACTGGGCGATGAACAGTATTACCGGCACGACGGCGAGGGCCGCTACCTGGACACCACCGGCTGCGGCAACACCTTGGATTTCAGTCAGCCGAGGGTAATCCAAATGGCGCTGGACTCGCTGCGCCACTGGGTTCAGGACTATCAGGTGGACGGGTTCCGGTTTGATCTTGCTCCAGCGCTGTGCCGTGACGCGGACGGGCATTTCGACCGCCGGCATCCGTTCCTGGTGGCGGTGGCGGCCGACCCCGTGCTCCACGGAATCAAGCTCATCGCCGAGCCATGGGACATCGGGCCCGACGGCTGGCAGACCGGTAACTTTCCGCCCGGGTGGGCCGAGTGGAATGACCGGTTCCGGGACACTGCCAGGGACTTTTGGCTCCGGGGCCAGGCCGCGCTGAATGCCGGCGGGACCGGAGGGTCGGTGGCCCGGATCGCCGGTTCACTGGCGGGTTCGGCCGATATGTTCGCCGGATCCGGCCGCACCGCTCTGTCCTCGATCAACATGGTCACCGCCCATGACGGGTTCACACTGGCGGACCTCACCGCCTACGAGTCCAAGCACAACGAGGCCAACGGCGAAGATAACCGGGACGGCAGCAGTGAAAACCGCAGCTACAACCACGGTGTGGAAGGTCCCACAGATGACGGTGAGATCAAGGCCCGCCGGGCGCAGAGCGCCAGGAACATCATGACAACCCTGCTGATGTCGTTGGGCGTCCCCATGCTGACGGCCGGCGACGAAATCGGCCGCTCCCAGCAGGGCAACAACAACTCGTACTGCCAGGACAGCCCCCTCACCTGGCTGGACTGGGACCTGGACGACAACGGCCGCCGGATGCTGGAAACCACCCGCACGCTGCTGCGCCTGCGCCGCGAGTTCCTCGCCTGGCAGCCGTACCGCTTCCCGGCCGATGCCAAGGAAGCGTCGTTGCTGTGGTTCGATGCGGATGGCCAGCCGATGGCGCTGGACAGGTGGGAGGACCCCAACTCCCGGGTGGTACAGCTGCTGGTTGGCTCCCGGAACGGGATGCTGCGGGGCATGCTGGTCCTGAATGGCTCGCTGCAGGACGTCGAAATCACTCTGCCCGATGCGCGGGCCCTGGAAGGTTCAGGCGCGGTCCGCGATGAGAACCACTCCTACGAACTTCTGCTAAGCACGGCAGACCGGACCACCGGGGCCACAGTGCGCGGCGGGGAGAAGGACGTCCTGCCGGCGAACTCGGTCAGCCTGTACCGAGCCTAGATGAGCCTGTACCAGGCACCCAGGTGCAACGCCCGGGTGCCTGAGGGCGTCTAGGCGTTGGCCACCAGCCCCAGTTCCGCCTTCGAGGCCAACCCCGAGTGGACCGGAAGCACCCTCACCGTGTACCCGAAGGGGCCGGCCTGCTCAATGCCGATCGTGCCGGAGAACATGTGCCGGCCGGAGCCGAGGTCCTCTGCCTGAGCCAGCTCGGCGGTCCGCGGGTCCGCCAGATGGTCATTTTCCAGGGCCTTGCCGTAGGCCACTTCCACGCTGACGTCCTCCGGACGCAGCGAGCCCAGTGACACGTAGGCCTGCACGTTCAGCTGGTCACCGATTTGCGGATCATCAGTGATGCCGATGGAATCCACATGTTCCACCGAGACGGCAGACCAGCCGTCGCGGAT
Proteins encoded:
- the rlmB gene encoding 23S rRNA (guanosine(2251)-2'-O)-methyltransferase RlmB — its product is MANNGRPGAMRKAKKGPSGGTGGLGRKALEGKGPTPKAEERPYHKAYKNKQLAERSAAKRGDNRDNRAAGGRSGTNVRGKVAEEVVTGRNSVVEALRAGIPAKALHVAVRIDMDDRVRESLKMAADRGLPVMETHKPELDRMTNEAVHQGLVLQIPPYEYADPMDLAQETIEAWKKGHIRNAPLFVALDGITDPRNLGAIIRSASAFSAHGVIVPERRAVGMTASAWKTSAGAAVRVPVARAGNLNNTLKTFKKMGIFVLGLDGDGDVSLPDIVLAKDPVCIVVGSEGKGLSRLVRENCDQIVSIPIDSAMESLNASMAVGISLYEISRQRSA
- the glgX gene encoding glycogen debranching protein GlgX, which produces MADLISTPQGQAAARRVSRPFPLGVRNSVPGVDELPGTVNVSIYAPGLSGVEIHFEKAPGQWASARLGESVAGIHHGRVAGLSYGSRYGFWPADKELPGRPGSFQLLLDPYGRGIDEVQPSDGVPLFFSVHVDPSFDWGSSRQLYTPWRDTVIYEAHVRGQTMLHPDIPEELRGTYAGMAHPVMVNYLRELGITAVELLPVHFHTEEAHLRELNLPNYWGYNTLGFFAPHTSYATKAAQAAGPKAVQDEVKTMIKSLHEAGLEVILDVVYNHTAEGTKDQPALSWRGLGDEQYYRHDGEGRYLDTTGCGNTLDFSQPRVIQMALDSLRHWVQDYQVDGFRFDLAPALCRDADGHFDRRHPFLVAVAADPVLHGIKLIAEPWDIGPDGWQTGNFPPGWAEWNDRFRDTARDFWLRGQAALNAGGTGGSVARIAGSLAGSADMFAGSGRTALSSINMVTAHDGFTLADLTAYESKHNEANGEDNRDGSSENRSYNHGVEGPTDDGEIKARRAQSARNIMTTLLMSLGVPMLTAGDEIGRSQQGNNNSYCQDSPLTWLDWDLDDNGRRMLETTRTLLRLRREFLAWQPYRFPADAKEASLLWFDADGQPMALDRWEDPNSRVVQLLVGSRNGMLRGMLVLNGSLQDVEITLPDARALEGSGAVRDENHSYELLLSTADRTTGATVRGGEKDVLPANSVSLYRA
- the cysS gene encoding cysteine--tRNA ligase, with product MSLRFYDTASAQVRDFVPLKEGEVSLYYCGATVQGRPHVGHIRSAIAFDQLTRWLQFRGYRVTTVRNVTDIDDKILAKSAESVGAEPSADVVPDEPWWALAYRFEQEFAKAYDTLGVQRPTYEPRATGHIPEMHALIERLIGAGHAYPALDDSGDVYFDVRSWNKYGSLTRQNIDDMQAAPDAGPRGKRDPRDFALWKGSKEGEPETAAWDSPWGKGRPGWHLECSAMVTKYLGPQFDIHGGGLDLRFPHHENEMAQSQAAGDGFANFWMHNGMVTFEGEKMSKSIGNTVSPEEMLRQATPRVVRYYLGQAHYRSVLDYRPTSLQEAAAAVERIDGFIAKATAKVYGTADSGFVLDTRRSMPAAFADAMDDDLNVPQALAVLHDTVRAGNTALADGNTEAVRDALHAVRTMTGVLGLDDTQRIETGTGAEHRALDSLVQAQLEERRAARAARDWARADSIRDSLAAAGITVEDTADGASWSMVQD